The proteins below are encoded in one region of Casimicrobium huifangae:
- a CDS encoding ATP-binding protein, with amino-acid sequence MTAITPGFRLRFLGFFGPQKSPATVTFGAGLNVIYGASNTGKSFIVEAIDFMLGGKPPLRDIPERVGYDLVLLGLETLDGKSFTLWRSIDGGGFRLYEDLHQMPPTTDIPYTQLDEKHSDKNCTNLSSFLLNLCNLGGKRVRKNSRNETISLSFRNIARLMIVDETEITQQSSPLVDGNPTANTPNLATFKLLLTGADDSALVASNKSEPEELSREAQLHLLDQLLDDYRDRLKELTKSPKELEEQLEKIDTSLRQQAALVNTTEAEFQEAAGKRRELRKKLEESRERRAEVGAMLERFGLLDRHYVSDIERLRAIEEGGTLFSVLGAGHCPLCGADPDHHRVDTGCNGDTDAVVQAARVEVAKIEVLRTELVATVRSLEREGANFDRRMPTVVRELESISESVEELIAPKLSTLRKSYSDFADKRAEVREALALYATVQDMERRRADLEKDTEDEKAGAVASADLSTTVTYSFAKTVEGILTGWHFPETGDVYFDSKARDLVIAGKSRSAFGKGLRAITHAAFTLGLLAFCRARQTPHTGFVVLDSPLLAYREPDGAEDDLTGTDLQEQFYAYLEALPSDTQVIVVENTDPPASIMQREQSLMFGKNPYHGRYGLFPYTTDSAQ; translated from the coding sequence ATGACGGCAATAACCCCCGGTTTTCGCTTGCGCTTCCTCGGCTTCTTCGGCCCACAGAAGTCACCCGCAACAGTGACCTTCGGCGCCGGTCTCAACGTCATTTACGGCGCTTCGAACACTGGAAAGTCTTTCATTGTCGAAGCCATCGACTTCATGCTTGGTGGCAAACCACCCCTGCGCGACATCCCTGAACGCGTCGGCTACGACCTCGTTCTCCTGGGGCTTGAGACCCTTGATGGGAAGTCATTTACGCTTTGGCGCAGCATAGACGGCGGCGGCTTTCGGCTATACGAAGACTTGCACCAGATGCCGCCGACGACCGACATCCCGTACACGCAGCTTGACGAAAAGCACAGCGATAAGAACTGCACGAATCTGTCCTCGTTCTTGCTGAATCTATGCAACCTTGGTGGCAAGCGTGTCCGCAAAAACTCCCGAAACGAAACGATCAGCCTGAGCTTTCGCAACATTGCTCGCTTGATGATCGTCGATGAGACGGAGATTACCCAACAAAGCTCTCCGCTGGTTGATGGAAATCCCACCGCGAATACACCGAACTTGGCGACGTTCAAGTTGCTTTTAACCGGGGCGGACGACTCCGCATTGGTCGCTAGCAATAAGAGTGAGCCAGAGGAGTTATCGCGCGAGGCACAATTGCATCTTCTCGATCAGCTTCTTGATGACTATCGTGATCGGCTCAAGGAATTGACCAAGAGTCCGAAGGAGTTGGAGGAGCAGCTAGAGAAGATCGACACCTCGCTTCGTCAACAGGCGGCCCTGGTAAACACCACAGAAGCTGAGTTTCAGGAGGCTGCGGGGAAACGGCGAGAACTGCGCAAGAAGCTGGAGGAAAGCCGAGAGCGACGTGCAGAGGTCGGCGCGATGCTTGAGCGATTCGGTTTGCTCGACAGGCACTACGTGTCCGATATTGAAAGGCTGCGCGCCATTGAGGAAGGCGGGACGCTGTTTAGCGTGCTGGGTGCCGGGCATTGCCCTCTCTGCGGAGCGGATCCCGATCATCATCGCGTCGATACCGGGTGTAATGGAGACACTGATGCTGTCGTTCAGGCCGCACGAGTGGAGGTCGCCAAGATCGAAGTTTTGCGCACTGAACTTGTAGCGACCGTCCGAAGCCTTGAGCGTGAAGGTGCCAACTTTGATCGCAGGATGCCTACTGTTGTTCGAGAGCTGGAGTCAATCTCGGAGTCGGTTGAAGAATTGATCGCACCTAAGCTCTCAACTCTTCGAAAGTCCTATTCCGACTTTGCCGACAAGCGTGCCGAGGTGCGCGAAGCGCTGGCACTCTACGCTACCGTACAAGACATGGAGCGCCGTCGCGCCGACCTTGAGAAGGACACCGAGGATGAGAAGGCCGGGGCTGTTGCAAGCGCAGATCTCTCAACCACTGTGACTTATAGTTTTGCCAAGACTGTCGAGGGCATACTGACCGGTTGGCACTTCCCAGAGACTGGGGATGTGTATTTCGATTCCAAGGCTCGGGATCTTGTTATCGCTGGAAAGTCGCGTAGTGCTTTTGGTAAGGGGCTTCGCGCCATCACTCATGCAGCCTTCACCCTCGGGCTGCTTGCTTTCTGCCGTGCGCGCCAGACCCCGCATACGGGATTTGTCGTGCTCGACTCTCCTTTGCTGGCATACCGAGAGCCAGACGGAGCGGAAGATGACTTGACTGGTACTGACCTTCAAGAACAGTTCTATGCATATCTTGAAGCGTTGCCTAGCGACACACAAGTCATCGTTGTTGAGAACACGGATCCGCCTGCTTCAATTATGCAGCGCGAGCAGTCGCTTATGTTCGGCAAGAACCCGTATCATGGGCGGTACGGATTATTCCCTTATACAACGGACTCCGCTCAATAA
- a CDS encoding ABC-three component system middle component 2, producing MDTIMSQEHKPITFNGPLEAGIRAVSILGAAYPQTYDLQRLVALDYLLVHTGDIDGPDNLHPPTPMHTAELLVRRKLVEQSLLLMMTRDLVEREVTPEGIKYGAGENAATFLSSVSSNYLLSLKDRAVWLVETIGYLTDEQFKGMMRRFFDKWVEEFQHVEQSLGGEA from the coding sequence GATTACATTCAATGGCCCACTTGAGGCGGGTATTCGTGCGGTCTCGATTTTGGGTGCTGCCTATCCACAAACCTACGACCTCCAGCGGCTTGTCGCCCTTGATTACCTTCTTGTTCATACCGGCGATATCGACGGTCCAGACAATTTGCACCCACCGACACCAATGCACACGGCTGAGTTGCTCGTGCGCCGTAAATTGGTCGAGCAATCGCTGCTTCTGATGATGACCCGCGACCTTGTTGAGCGTGAAGTTACACCCGAAGGAATCAAGTACGGCGCAGGCGAGAATGCTGCGACGTTTTTGTCGTCAGTATCTTCCAACTACCTGCTGTCCCTGAAGGATCGCGCTGTATGGCTTGTCGAAACCATTGGCTACCTGACGGACGAACAGTTCAAAGGCATGATGCGCCGCTTCTTCGATAAATGGGTTGAGGAGTTTCAGCACGTCGAGCAAAGCCTGGGAGGCGAAGCATGA
- the traD gene encoding type IV conjugative transfer system coupling protein TraD has translation MSGKQPVEVLLRPAVEFYTVAACAGAAFLSLVAPWSLALSPAMGVGSALAFCAYGAIRYRDARVILRYRRNIRRLPRYVMTSKDVPVSQQRLFVGRGFLWEQKHTHRLMQTYRPEFRRYVEPTPAYRLARRLEERLEFAPFPLSRLPALTGWDVPFNPVRPLPPVGGLPRLHGIEPDEVDVSLPLGERVGHSLVLGTTRVGKTRLAELFVTQDIRRKNADGEHEVVIVIDPKGDADLLKRVYVEAKRAGREGEFYVFHLGWPDISARYNAVGRFGRISEVATRVAGQLSGEGNSAAFREFAWRFVNIIARALVELGQRPDYMLIQRHVINIDALFIEYAQHYFAKTEPKAWEVIVQIEAKLNEKNIPRNMIGREKRVVALEQYLSQARNYDPVLDGLRSAVRYDKTYFDKIVASLLPLLEKLTSGKIAQLLAPNYSDLADPRPIFDWMQVIRKRAVVYVGLDALSDAEVAAAVGNSMFSDLVSVAGHIYKHGIDDGLPGASAGSRVPINVHADEFNELMGDEFIPLINKGGGAGLQVTAYTQTLSDIEARIGNRAKAGQVIGNFNNLFMLRVRETATAELLTRQLPKVEVYTTTIVSGATDSSDIRGATDFTSNTQDRISMSSVPMIEPSHVVGLPKGQCFALLQGGQLWKVRMPLPAPDPDEVMPADLQQLAGHMRQSYSEATQWWEFTSSPVLQDAALPDDLLDEAAIAIPITDTGDTGDTASEEAAP, from the coding sequence ATGTCGGGGAAACAGCCAGTCGAGGTTTTGCTGCGCCCAGCGGTGGAGTTCTATACCGTCGCGGCGTGTGCAGGCGCCGCGTTTCTGTCCCTGGTGGCCCCGTGGTCGCTCGCGCTGAGCCCCGCCATGGGCGTCGGCAGTGCGCTGGCGTTCTGCGCCTACGGTGCCATCCGCTACCGCGATGCCCGCGTCATCCTGCGCTACCGGCGCAACATTCGCCGCTTGCCGCGCTATGTGATGACCAGCAAGGACGTGCCGGTCAGCCAGCAGCGTCTGTTCGTGGGCCGCGGGTTTCTGTGGGAGCAGAAACACACCCATCGGCTGATGCAGACGTACCGACCGGAGTTTCGCCGCTACGTCGAGCCAACGCCGGCCTACCGGCTGGCGCGCAGGCTGGAGGAACGGCTGGAGTTCGCGCCGTTCCCGCTGTCTCGGCTGCCTGCACTCACGGGCTGGGACGTGCCTTTCAACCCGGTGCGCCCGCTGCCGCCTGTGGGCGGCCTGCCGCGCCTGCACGGCATCGAACCCGATGAGGTGGACGTCAGCCTACCGCTGGGTGAGCGCGTCGGGCATTCGCTGGTACTGGGCACCACGCGCGTGGGCAAGACGCGGTTGGCCGAGTTGTTCGTGACCCAGGACATCCGGCGCAAGAACGCCGACGGCGAGCACGAGGTCGTCATCGTCATCGACCCCAAGGGCGACGCCGATCTTTTGAAGCGGGTGTACGTCGAGGCCAAGCGTGCGGGCCGCGAGGGCGAGTTCTATGTCTTCCATTTGGGCTGGCCGGACATTTCTGCGCGCTACAACGCCGTGGGCCGCTTTGGGCGCATCAGCGAGGTGGCCACCCGTGTTGCAGGGCAGCTCTCCGGGGAAGGCAACAGCGCGGCATTTCGCGAATTTGCGTGGCGCTTCGTCAACATCATCGCCCGCGCCCTGGTGGAACTGGGGCAGCGCCCGGACTACATGCTGATCCAACGCCATGTGATCAACATCGACGCGCTGTTCATCGAGTACGCCCAGCATTACTTCGCCAAGACCGAGCCCAAGGCCTGGGAGGTGATCGTCCAGATCGAGGCCAAGCTCAACGAGAAGAACATCCCGCGCAACATGATCGGGCGCGAAAAGCGCGTGGTGGCGCTGGAACAGTACCTCTCGCAGGCTCGCAACTACGATCCGGTGCTCGACGGCCTGCGCTCGGCGGTGCGCTACGACAAGACCTACTTCGACAAGATCGTCGCATCGCTGCTGCCGCTGCTGGAGAAGCTCACCAGCGGCAAGATCGCCCAGCTTCTGGCCCCGAACTACTCCGACCTGGCCGACCCGCGTCCGATCTTCGATTGGATGCAGGTCATCCGAAAGCGCGCCGTGGTCTATGTCGGCCTGGATGCGCTATCCGATGCCGAGGTCGCCGCCGCAGTCGGCAATTCCATGTTCTCCGACCTGGTTTCGGTCGCTGGCCACATCTACAAGCACGGGATCGACGACGGCCTGCCGGGCGCATCGGCAGGCTCGCGCGTGCCGATCAACGTCCATGCCGATGAGTTCAACGAGTTGATGGGCGACGAGTTCATTCCGCTGATCAACAAGGGCGGCGGCGCTGGCCTGCAAGTCACCGCGTACACGCAGACCCTCTCGGACATCGAAGCCCGCATCGGCAACCGGGCGAAGGCCGGTCAGGTGATCGGCAACTTCAACAACCTGTTCATGCTGCGCGTGCGCGAAACGGCCACCGCTGAGTTGCTGACCCGGCAATTGCCGAAGGTCGAGGTCTATACGACCACCATCGTCAGCGGCGCAACCGACAGCTCGGACATTCGCGGCGCGACGGACTTTACGTCGAACACCCAAGACCGCATCAGCATGTCCAGCGTGCCGATGATCGAGCCATCGCACGTCGTCGGCCTGCCCAAAGGCCAGTGCTTCGCGCTGTTGCAGGGTGGCCAGCTTTGGAAGGTGCGCATGCCGTTGCCGGCGCCAGACCCGGATGAAGTGATGCCGGCGGACTTGCAGCAACTGGCTGGGCACATGCGCCAGAGCTACAGCGAGGCCACGCAGTGGTGGGAGTTCACCAGCTCCCCGGTCTTGCAGGACGCGGCCTTGCCGGACGACCTGCTCGATGAGGCGGCCATCGCCATACCCATCACCGACACGGGCGACACGGGCGACACGGCCAGCGAAGAGGCCGCGCCATGA
- a CDS encoding integrating conjugative element protein translates to MKTSHLTHLTLKGLLVLLAALPLASRAGEPLIVVEDRGGTSALPYYEALNLQPRANAPARPPIPMLPVPATLMDEAAMLPVRSAKLTPGTVARRVIEAPGLRPFVVVGDDEASHAWMRSQATSLRERGAVGLVVNVETVQGLARLRALVPGVPLAPVAGDDLAERLGLRHYPVLITATGIEQ, encoded by the coding sequence ATGAAAACATCCCATTTGACCCATCTCACACTGAAGGGCTTGCTCGTGCTGCTGGCGGCTCTGCCGCTGGCCTCGCGTGCCGGCGAGCCGCTGATCGTGGTCGAAGACCGTGGCGGCACGTCGGCGCTGCCGTACTACGAGGCTCTGAACCTTCAGCCGCGCGCCAATGCTCCGGCCCGACCGCCCATCCCGATGCTCCCGGTGCCCGCCACGCTCATGGACGAGGCCGCGATGTTGCCGGTGCGCAGTGCCAAGCTCACGCCTGGCACCGTCGCGCGGCGGGTGATCGAGGCACCGGGCCTGCGGCCTTTCGTGGTCGTCGGCGACGACGAGGCGTCCCACGCCTGGATGCGCAGCCAGGCAACATCGCTGCGCGAGCGCGGCGCGGTGGGCCTGGTGGTTAACGTCGAGACCGTGCAGGGTCTGGCACGGCTGCGCGCCCTGGTGCCGGGCGTTCCCCTCGCGCCTGTGGCCGGTGACGACCTGGCCGAGCGCCTGGGTCTGCGGCATTACCCGGTGCTGATCACAGCCACCGGCATCGAGCAATGA
- a CDS encoding TIGR03747 family integrating conjugative element membrane protein encodes MSDAASTAQREQNRRQGLIVGTITLPFRLLGVLVSSLLFSILMECIGMHLFWKDQGWQHSQQMLQYELGHLSKHFPRSVVVQEPGRTAHALVDTGYEWVFVRSGLLERMSQTAERARAPSQGQARNFRYFISQVYVWAESYLIAAAFTTLTFLVRLLVLVLTLPLIFTAAFVGLIDGLVRRDVRRFGAGRESGFIYHRAKASLMPLAVLPWVTYLALPISVHPLLILLPSAALLGLAVSLTAGSFKKYL; translated from the coding sequence ATGAGCGATGCCGCCTCCACTGCGCAGCGCGAGCAGAACCGCCGCCAGGGCCTGATCGTCGGCACCATCACCTTGCCGTTCCGACTGCTCGGGGTGCTGGTCAGCTCGCTGCTGTTCTCGATCCTGATGGAGTGCATCGGCATGCACCTGTTCTGGAAGGATCAAGGCTGGCAGCACTCCCAGCAGATGTTGCAGTACGAGTTGGGGCACCTGTCCAAGCACTTCCCACGCAGCGTGGTCGTGCAGGAGCCGGGGCGCACGGCGCATGCGCTGGTGGACACCGGCTACGAATGGGTGTTCGTGCGCTCAGGACTGCTGGAGCGCATGAGCCAGACCGCAGAGCGCGCCCGTGCGCCCAGCCAAGGGCAGGCGCGGAACTTCCGTTACTTCATCAGCCAGGTCTATGTCTGGGCCGAAAGCTACCTGATCGCCGCCGCCTTCACTACGCTTACTTTCCTGGTGCGTCTGTTGGTCCTGGTGCTTACGCTGCCGCTGATCTTCACGGCGGCATTTGTTGGTTTAATCGACGGCCTGGTGAGGCGTGACGTGCGCCGGTTCGGCGCGGGCCGGGAATCCGGCTTTATCTACCACCGAGCAAAAGCCAGTCTGATGCCACTGGCCGTGCTGCCCTGGGTCACATACCTGGCCTTGCCGATCTCGGTGCATCCGCTGCTGATCCTGCTGCCCAGCGCCGCCTTGCTGGGACTGGCCGTGAGCCTGACTGCAGGGAGTTTCAAGAAGTACCTGTAA